GTGCAAAGGATAAAGAATGAAGGGTGCAAAGGATAAAGAAAAAAGCAAAATTTTCATACCCTTCATTCTTTGCTATCAAATTATATCTATGGTCAACAATGTTACAAGATAGATTCCTTAGTCACCAGGATGATTGTAGGAAGTTTGAGATTATTTTGGGGTGGTTTTGGTGTAGAGCCGTGTACAGACTTTTGGGAGGTTAAGGCGCAAATTATTTGGGGGCTTAAATGCacttaatatatcatataaaatctcattttttatattaatcttctagCTTTTTTGAGCTGCAAAATTATTTATCAGAGTTTATAATCAAGCAATTCTAACATTTCgctttcaataaataaaataggTAACCCATTCAATCTATCTTCTAACATTGTTGACTATAGATATAATTTAagcaaaatttaatttattttgtgataaataaaaatatattaaataatatcaaTGATAATATTGTTGTAACTTTCCTTTTTGGTTGGCTAATTTTTAGGAGTGAAAGAGGATTCTAATTTTTTAAGCTATAGCTGAAACATAATAatttattgtttaatttttttaataatagttGACTATGTAAAAATTTCCacatttactttgttttttattttaggtGAAATCTCATACATTAAATGGTCGAAATCTATAGATTATGACTTTTCcactttatttttgttttggtgTTTCCCGTAAACAACTGAAGTATATGTTGGGGTTTATTTTTGTTAGAATAGGACTTGGAGCTGGGGAAGTGGGTATACTACAACTACTTGGGGCCTTTTTTATGGGGGCCTTAGGCATGGGCCTGAATGGCCTTATGCTATCTACGACCCTGCTTTGGTGTTAATGTAATTGTATGGTTCTTGACGAGGTTCCTTGGACCATCGACTACATTgttttatatatcatttttttaagTAGTGCAACAATTGTTCATTCCTATTGAAGTTGAGCAAATTTTGAGAATTCTAATTATAAGCTTAACGGAGAATGATCATGTGGTTTGGGTTGTAGCGACGCAGGGAGGTTATACGGTTAAGTCTGTATTCGGAAATGGGGAAGTGCAGATGTGGTGGGAGGGTAAACAAGAATAGATAGCCGGGTTAGGAGAAAGTTATGGAAGCTGATGATCTTACCAAGGGAGGCCCATTTTATATGGTGAGTTCTAAAAGAGATTGTTCCCATGCAAGGTAGACTCTATGCGAAAGGTGTTCATGGGTGGTTGATCTGATCCTAAACACCCTGTCAGAGGTTGTGGAGATGGTGTGCGTCACTCTTTACCAGATATGGAGGGCTTGGACCTTGTGTTTTGAGGGTAAGGTGATAGACATCCAATAGGTGGCGCGGACACCAGATACAGGTGTCCAATAATTTCATGAGATCATGGCTCTGGTGCCCTCGAGCGTGGTGCATAATCCCTCCCCATCGACATGTAAGTGGTATCTACCGGAGCCAAGGGTTTTCAAATTGAACATGTAGAGAAGACGATTGGGGTTTTGGCTGTGTGATCTATGATGCATATGGGAATGTGGCGGCGGCAAAGACTGCCAAGAGCACAATTCAACAAGGAGTTGTCGTGGCTGTGGTCTAGGGAGTCATGGAGGCCTGCGTCTAGCTGCTCAACGTGGATTGAACAAGTTAGTAGTGAAATCGGACTGTGAAATGGTTATTAAGGAAGTGAAAAGTACTCTGGGCAGTAATACTTATTTAGGACTTGTGGCTGCCGTTTATCTCATAATCTAAtccatctaatttttttttttaataggccaatgttagttgttaattgttagtaaattagttccttcatGAGGATTCGAACCCCAgcccttcaccctgcaaatctCTTCATTCCTTTAGCTCACACCCCCCTAATTCATCTAATCTAATTCTAAAACAAAAACAACCTCAATCTCCTGAAAACTCTGATGACTTTTTGCTTTTCACAGAACTTGGAAGCAGAGAGTTCCTAATCTTGAGGGGCTTCACAGCTTCCAATCCAATGGAAAAAAACGATGTTGGAATCACCACAGAGCCAAAGGGGTTAGAAGCTTCTCTGCACAATTTGCTTCAAATTCACCACCACAAATCTCTCATACTCGCTCACCACACTGGTCTCTCCCCTCATTCtccttcttttcctctttcAATATTTGATTTTGCTCCGTTTCCCATTACTGATTCAAAGTGTTTTCAATTGGGCATGCGTTGGATGCAGAGAAAGCCAAGAAGGACGCAATGAGAAAAGCAGAGCGTGTTTCGGATCTGTTGGTGGAAGCTGTGAATGGTGGGGTGCAAGATTCCTTCGTCAATCAGAAGCGGATTGAGCATGAAATTCGAGCTCTTGCTGTTACTATCACCAGGTTCATGAAGCAAACGGATCAGTGGCTTGCTGCTACTCATTCTCTCAATACAGCTCTCAAGGTACTTGCTTGTTGTCATTCATGTATGTGTTATACCCATCATTTTTTATATCGATGAATGTATTGCATTTACTCAAATTTGAGATGGGTATTTTGtaattttgttgttttctttgtATATTGGAAAAAGTTGGAATTTTTTGCTCTTGATTGTTGGTGTTGGATTAAAAGGAAAAAGTAACAAAATGCAATCCTTGGTTAGGATTATTGTGTGCCACTTTTGTGTTAATTTTGGAGAATTCTATTTGTatatgattgttgttgttgttgttgttatttggTTGCAAAATAGTTAGGCATTAAGGGTTGTGACTGACATGCCTGCTTTCTTGAATTCATGGGTTTATAATTGGGCTGATAAATAAGACTTTGGCAAAGAtgtttcttcttctcagatatCATTGTGCTTTAGATTGATGACACAAATGTGAGTGTCTCTCTAGTCTCTAGCGCTATCTGACATAAGAAAATTTGTTTTCGTTCTGTAGTTAGTATATGTCCGTGATTGAGTTGTAGTTTTAAGTTTGTTGCTGAGGTTTGATTCTGGAAATGGGGTTTGTTGCATCAATCATGTGGTACAGTTATATGGAAAATCAGTTGACTACATAGAAATTAGAATCCTTTATTTTGAGGGATTCCTTGTACGCAATCATATGATCTAATATAAAGATGGAGATAGGAGGAGAGGATTGAGGTCTAGTCTCTTCATGTTAAATCTATATGCTGTGTATTTTCTTTCAAGGGCAGTGTTAATGGTCGAATTTAAGTTATTTAAAGGATGCTTTGTGTGTAgcttataatttaattatttattttgataaaatgTTCTAAACTTGTCATAAACTTTCGCCTGATCTCAGGAAATTGGAGACTTTGAGAACTGGATGAAGATCATGGAATATGATTGTAAAAGTATCACTACAGCTATACAGAACATTCACCAAGAATGACATTGAAGCTAGTTTATATGTAAATCACCATGTAATTCTAAtcccttttcatttttttttgttctagCCTCTCAGCATAGGATCCAATATTATGCAATAGTTTATTAGATGGCCAGTTGACTCTATTTTTCAACAAAGTAATAGGCTTAAAGAAGCCACAATTGATTATTACCCTTAATTTTAAAtgataagttatgtattgttaTTATCAAGCTTCATGAATATTTAGTTTGAAAGCTTTTCTTCTACTCAGTGTGAAGGTTTTGAGAGTAGAAAGGATTATGAAAAAGAATATTTTTCATTATTCCCTGAGGTGAAGTTGTATGGATGGAGCATAATTCCAGATTTTTTTAGTTGTCTccctttaaatatttattaaatggGTTTCCTTTtcattatgtttattttttctgTTCATTTTGGATTTTTGAGTAGATTTTGCCACTAAGTTTTCTAAGGG
This is a stretch of genomic DNA from Lotus japonicus ecotype B-129 chromosome 1, LjGifu_v1.2. It encodes these proteins:
- the LOC130733893 gene encoding LOW QUALITY PROTEIN: biogenesis of lysosome-related organelles complex 1 subunit 1 (The sequence of the model RefSeq protein was modified relative to this genomic sequence to represent the inferred CDS: inserted 1 base in 1 codon); translation: MRIRTPALHPANLFIPLAHXPPNSSNLILKQKQPQSPENSDDFLLFTELGSREFLILRGFTASNPMEKNDVGITTEPKGLEASLHNLLQIHHHKSLILAHHTEKAKKDAMRKAERVSDLLVEAVNGGVQDSFVNQKRIEHEIRALAVTITRFMKQTDQWLAATHSLNTALKEIGDFENWMKIMEYDCKSITTAIQNIHQE